CGTCTTTAGTTTCGACCAGCGCTTAAACTTATCATTGTGAGTGGAGCCGATTGCTTGTATCCGCATCGTTTAAGCCTTCTCCTCTAATTTTTTCAGATCATTGTTGTGCCCAATGACAACCAACATATCTCCTAAGCGAATCGTATCATCCGCCAATGGCGCGATATTAAAGCCCTTTCCACTTCTAATCGCCATCACGTTACAACCAAAGCGCGCACGAATATCTAGTTCTTGTAATGTTTTCCCCGCAAAAAACTCATTTGCACGGATCTCCACAATACTATAATCGTCCGCTAGTTCAATATAATCTAAGATATTGGGGGAGATTAGATGATGGACAACCCGTACACCCATATCTCTCTCAGGATAAACGACTTTATCTGCTCCAATTTTATAAAGCACTTTACCGTGAAGATCATTTCGTGCCTTCACCACGACGTTACTCACACCACTTTCTTTCATCAATAGGGTGGTCATAATACTAGATTGGATATCTTCCCCAATAGCAACCACCACCACATCAAAATTTCGCAGTCCCAGTGCTTTTAGCGCTGATTCATCGGTCGAATTTGCCTCGACCGCATGCGTCACAATTTGAGCATACTCCTGAACACGCTCAGGATCACGATCAATCGCTAGCACTTCGTATCCCATATCATGGAGGGTTTTCGCTACACTACCTCCAAATCTCCCCAAACCGACTACAGCAAATTGTTTACTCATACCCTTCCCCCTTGTCCTCACAAGAAATCGTGGACTCATTATAACATAATCGACCATCAACGGATAAGTCAGCCTCCGTTGGTCACAATAACACATGACAGGAGGTGGTGCGAGATGAATTTCGATGTGCGAGGCGCTGTCATCTACAACATCCATGAAATGGATAAAGAAGAGCTCTCTGGCATGATACAAGATTCCATCAAAGAGGGAGACGAAAAGCTACTCCCTGGGCTTGGAGTCGTATTTGAATTAGTGTGGAAAAATAGCGATGAAGAAGAAAAACAGCAACTAGTTAACGTTTTACATCAAGCGATGCCTGAAAACGCAAAAGCCCCCTTATAACCTACAAAAAGAGACCTCCACCCTTGTTGGGTGAAGGTCTCTTTTTGTAGATTCTATCATAAGCTATTGCTCCAAAATCTGTTTCACTGCTTGCTCATCCAGCTTACGAATAACAGCTGTCAATAATGCGACCACTTGCTCAATGTCATCCTTTAATACCATAGCGGTGTGACCATGAATATAACGAGTGGGTACAGAGATCGAAATCGTAGGCACACCACTGTTATTCAAATGAATGTAGCTAGCATCCGTTGCACCACCATTCATCCATTCATACTGCACAGGGATACCCGCTTCTTCCGCTGTTTGTTGCACAAAGCGCAATAAACCTCGATGAACTACATGGCCCCCATCAACCAACACCAGTGCCGGACCTTCCCCCACTTTGATTGGAGCATCGTCCGCTTTTACACCTGGAGTATCACCGGCAATGCCCACATCGACAGCAAAAGCAATATCTGGTTGAATAGCGGCTGCTGATGTACGAGCACCTCGACACCCTACTTCTTCTTGCACTGTGCCTACTGAATAGAGTGCATTAGGGAGAGCTTCATTCTGTAATTGACGCATCACTTCTACTGCTACAGCACATCCGATGCGGTTATCAAAAGCTTTACCGAGCCACATGTCAGTTCCATTCATTTCTGTAAAAGGAGAGTATGGCACGACTGTATCCCCTTGACGTACGCCCATCTCCTCTGCGTGCTCACGATCTTTTGCCCCGATATCAATAAAGAGCTCGCTCATCTGAAATGATTTTTTGCGCTGTTCCGCTGTCATAATATGTGGTGGAACCGAACCGATCACACCTAGGATAATGCCTTTATCCGTCATCACTTCCACACGCTGTGACAACATCATGTGGGTCACCCAACCACCCAGAGTTTCAAACTTAAGAAATCCTTCATCCGTAATGCGAGTTACCATAAAACCGATTTCGTCGAGATGTCCTGCTATCATAACCCGCGGGCCTTTACTTCCTTTACGAGCAATCAGACTTCCCAGACCATCACTTGTCAACTCATCTGCATATGGCTTCACCCATTTTTCCATAACCTTACGCACAGGTGCTTCGTTTCCAGATGGACCGGG
This sequence is a window from Mechercharimyces sp. CAU 1602. Protein-coding genes within it:
- a CDS encoding TrkA family potassium uptake protein — protein: MSKQFAVVGLGRFGGSVAKTLHDMGYEVLAIDRDPERVQEYAQIVTHAVEANSTDESALKALGLRNFDVVVVAIGEDIQSSIMTTLLMKESGVSNVVVKARNDLHGKVLYKIGADKVVYPERDMGVRVVHHLISPNILDYIELADDYSIVEIRANEFFAGKTLQELDIRARFGCNVMAIRSGKGFNIAPLADDTIRLGDMLVVIGHNNDLKKLEEKA
- the sspI gene encoding small acid-soluble spore protein SspI; amino-acid sequence: MNFDVRGAVIYNIHEMDKEELSGMIQDSIKEGDEKLLPGLGVVFELVWKNSDEEEKQQLVNVLHQAMPENAKAPL
- a CDS encoding M42 family metallopeptidase, coding for MGNERETLKELMRELTETPGPSGNEAPVRKVMEKWVKPYADELTSDGLGSLIARKGSKGPRVMIAGHLDEIGFMVTRITDEGFLKFETLGGWVTHMMLSQRVEVMTDKGIILGVIGSVPPHIMTAEQRKKSFQMSELFIDIGAKDREHAEEMGVRQGDTVVPYSPFTEMNGTDMWLGKAFDNRIGCAVAVEVMRQLQNEALPNALYSVGTVQEEVGCRGARTSAAAIQPDIAFAVDVGIAGDTPGVKADDAPIKVGEGPALVLVDGGHVVHRGLLRFVQQTAEEAGIPVQYEWMNGGATDASYIHLNNSGVPTISISVPTRYIHGHTAMVLKDDIEQVVALLTAVIRKLDEQAVKQILEQ